One stretch of Pomacea canaliculata isolate SZHN2017 linkage group LG1, ASM307304v1, whole genome shotgun sequence DNA includes these proteins:
- the LOC112556660 gene encoding LOW QUALITY PROTEIN: cytochrome P450 4V2-like (The sequence of the model RefSeq protein was modified relative to this genomic sequence to represent the inferred CDS: inserted 1 base in 1 codon) — MALSVGVLGLVALVGVLLRWLYQTVKLRRQINKIPGPPTIPLLGNALQMTSGPEWYKQVMQWGQMYRQPGIFKLWLLSKPVIGVTRAETAEVLLNSSKHMDKSSEYAFLHPWLGTGLLTSTGEKWRSRRKMLTPTFHFRILQDFLKVFNSQTLVLLQKLQKKKDQGHFNIFPDIALCALDIICETAMGQHVSAQTKESDYVRAVIRICSLLEKRMRTPWHWNKVLYDIFGQGQEHDECLRILHEFTQKVIKDRHSTFDTKKAEEVLGCLKFDDTTESRNKRLAFLDMLLYMSMSDQTLSTNDIKEEVDTFMFEGHDTTAAAMNWALYLIGSHPKVKANVQKELDEIFDGSNRMPTVDDLKNMKYLECCIKEALRLYPSVPYVARTTTEEVKIGAYLVPKDVTVVLFISSLHRDKRWFPDPDVXDPNRFLPENSADRHPFSYIPFSAGIRNCIGQKFAMMEEKVVLSTIFRNFSVSTFQKQEDLKPLGELILRPKDGMIVELHSR, encoded by the exons ATGGCTCTGTCTGTAGGCGTGCTTGGCTTAGTTGCACTGGTCGGCGTTCTTCTACGATGGCTTTACCAAACTGTCAAATTGCGACGTCAGATCAACAAAATACCAGGGCCGCCAACGATTCCACTTCTTGGAAATGCACTTCAGATGACCAGTGGACCAG AATGGTATAAACAAGTGATGCAATGGGGACAAATGTACAGACAACCTGGCATTTTCAAGCTGTGGCTACTTTCTAAGCCTGTTATTGGAGTCACACGTGCTGAAACAGCAGAA GTGCTGCTTAACAGCTCAAAGCACATGGACAAGTCATCGGAGTATGCTTTCCTTCACCCATGGCTTGGTACAGGCTTACTGACAAG CACTGGCGAAAAGTGGCGATCACGCCGCAAAATGCTGACCCCCACTTTTCACTTCCGCATCTTGCAGGACTTCCTGAAGGTGTTCAACAGTCAGACACTGGTGCTATTGCAGAagctgcagaagaaaaaagatcagGGGCATTTCAACATCTTCCCCGACATTGCCTTGTGCGCCCTGGACATTATCTGTG AGACTGCCATGGGTCAACATGTCAGTGCACAGACAAAAGAGTCCGACTATGTGCGTGCTGTCATACGCATCTGTTCATTGTTAGAGAAGAGGATGCGAACCCCTTGGCACTGGAACAAAGTGTTGTATGACATATTCGGCCAAGGACAAGAGCATGACGAGTGTCTGAGAATACTTCATGAGTTCACACAAAAG GTGATTAAGGACAGACATAGCACCTTTGACACCAAGAAAGCAGAAGAGGTTTTGGGATGCCTAAAGTTCGATGACACCACTGAAAGCAGAAATAAGCGTTTAGCCTTTTTGGACATGCTTTTGTATATGAGCATGAGTGATCAGACGCTGTCCACCAACGACATTAAGGAGGAAGTCGATACATTCATGTTTGAG GGTCATGACACTACTGCAGCTGCTATGAACTGGGCGTTATACCTGATAGGATCTCACCCTAAAGTAAAGGCCAATGTCCAGAAGGAGCTGGATGAAATATTTG ATGGCAGTAACCGCATGCCTACAGTTGATGACCTGAAGAATATGAAGTACCTGGAATGCTGCATTAAG GAGGCGCTCAGACTGTACCCATCTGTCCCTTATGTTGCGAGGACCACAACTGAGGAAGTGAAGATTG GAGCATACCTAGTGCCAAAAGATGTAACAGTTGTGCTATTCATTTCATCACTTCATCGAGACAAGCGCTGGTTTCCAGATCCTGATG TTGACCCCAACAGGTTTCTACCAGAAAACAGTGCAGACCGCCACCCATTTTCTTATATCCCTTTCTCTGCAGGCATCCGTAACTGTATTG GCCAAAAATTTGCCATGATGGAAGAAAAGGTGGTTTTGTCCACCATTTTCCGAAACTTTTCTGTGTCAACGTTCCAGAAGCAAGAGGACTTAAAGCCCCTGGGTGAACTCATTTTAAGACCAAAAGATGGAATGATTGTTGAACTGCATTCTCGCTGA
- the LOC112556725 gene encoding inositol polyphosphate multikinase-like, giving the protein MRNVSRFVTSGTLFIPGGKYFLTLARSRAFFHARFATAFQLQYPSSYEKKTQHHQPILRSPSRHQFIILKAAFRMNGTDADDKVDEGCALEGTTVLATQVGGHRFDQKAGRKLGMLDCGNGTVLKALQGPPRGTRELTLYQEVFGPKCKDKDLLELRNFLPKYYGTETRDGVTFLVMQNLTCGFHEPNVLDLKMGRITYDPEASPEKQEHEVSKYPPLEKLGFQITGMMVHDNKTGAPHHSKKDFCRSLTAENIQKEGLGKFFGLQDGGLRKDVLEELIHKLQEIESWFLVQKKYAFYASSLLIVYSNQRSCSITASNTQPLVNVKNESPHPGVKRKREQEPWEDENNREIKVMRSTDGPQPSDGYQSKTDIFPDSNGDHSSLQKQKVSSTLEEDETTSKEEKESQPCHSGQQDGLDIPKESQPCGSGQQVGLDVNKRRAKEDGDRVPLVQIKMIDFAHVFPSSSKDENYLFGLQKLIRMLKDLQSM; this is encoded by the exons ATGCGAAATGTTTCTAGGTTTGTAACCAGCGGTACGCTCTTCATCCCAGGAGGAAAGTATTTCCTGACGCTAGCGAGATCGCGAGCTTTCTTTCATGCTCGATTTGCCACTGCGTTTCAGCTCCAATACCCGTCCTCTTATGAGAAGAAGACTCAGCACCACCAGCCCATATTACGATCGCCATCTCGTCACCAGTTTATCATCCTTAAG GCTGCATTCAGGATGAATGGCACAGATGCAGATGACAAAGTTGATGAGGGTTGTGCCCTGGAAGGAACCACTGTATTGGCCACTCAAGTTGGTGGACACAGATTTGATCAGAAAGCCGGAAGAAAACTTG GCATGCTAGATTGTGGGAATGGCACAGTACTTAAAGCACTGCAGGGCCCACCAAGGGGGACAAGAGAGTTAACTCTGTACCAAGAGGTGTTTGGTCCCAAATGCAAGGACAAGGATCTGCTAGAATTAAGAAACTTTCTTCCAAAATATTATGGCACAGAGACTAGAGATGGTG tgaCTTTTCTTGTAATGCAAAACCTCACCTGTGGCTTCCATGAACCTAATGTCCTTGATCTTAAGATGGGCCGAATTACTTATGACCCAGAGGCCTCACCAGAAAAGCAAGAACACGAAGTGTCAAAATACCCGCCACTAGAGAAGTTGGGTTTCCAGATCACAGGCATGATG GTCCATGATAACAAGACAGGTGCACCTCATCATTCTAAAAAAGACTTTTGTCGGAGTTTAACTGCTGAGAACATACAGAAGGAAG GATTGGGGAAGTTTTTTGGTCTGCAAGATGGAGGATTACGCAAGGATGTGTTGGAAGAACTTATACACAAGCTGCAGGAAATAGAAAGCTGGTTCCTAGTGCAGAAAAAGTATGCTTTCTATGCCAGTTCACTTCTCATTGTGTACAGCAACCAAAGATCCTGCAGTATCACTGCTAGCAACACCCAACCACTGGTCAATGTGAAGAATGAGTCTCCACATCCTGGTGTCAAAAGGAAGAGGGAACAGGAACCTTGGGAGGATGAGAACAACAGGGAGATTAAAGTCATGCGATCCACCGATGGGCCACAACCAAGTGATGGTTATCAGAGCAAAACAGATATTTTTCCAGATTCAAATGGTGACCATAGCTCCTTACAGAAGCAGAAGGTAAGCAGTACTTTAGAAGAAGATGAGACAACATCAAAAGAGGAAAAGGAGTCTCAACCTTGTCATTCTGGGCAGCAAGATGGACTAGATATCCCCAAGGAGTCTCAGCCTTGTGGTTCTGGGCAGCAAGTTGGACTGGATGTCAACAAGAGGAGAGCAAAGGAAGATGGGGATAGAGTACCACTTGTTCAGATCAAAATGATAGACTTTGCACATGTCTTTCCTTCATCCAGCAAGGATGAAAACTACCTCTTTGGCCTGCAGAAACTCATTAGGATGCTGAAAGATCTGCAAAGCATGTGA